A genomic segment from Necator americanus strain Aroian chromosome III, whole genome shotgun sequence encodes:
- a CDS encoding hypothetical protein (NECATOR_CHRIII.G12763.T3), which translates to MCSEWHTHSLFLEVKPRAELAALFVDCPQDEHDSGDTGDEDGDGNKKNESLNLVRVSEHGVELGVPLDIAESMGMKQKLPRYHAKISNLTLYPQSLCAPSWADNNRLFTCKLHVEGEGLPLVPKTFHRLASDISNTEELQEYCKNAAGASVSLECAQCGRPIVETKPGDVTLSCMPSDDWLETSPSADYYCRDSCGAGCDPERHSKKRDGTESGNMHPDWFPTINRFLLSHSYVVVNKESLFDPEMCHDSKFLMCRGCDAELGTVVKNCDQIMLFHHAVCTLSVNSKSFIKTRFPDTSSETSCAIVRQNTTCTGELHSAEEKTESEIRPFPAVKMLYKVFDAQSAATDPRANGEDASVGLIDVPLGCCLQLIEHLLLSILVKTVALVSVYFTSEL; encoded by the exons ATGTGCTCTGAATGGCACACACattcactttttctggaagtgaaacCACGCGCCGAACTAGCGGCGCTGTTCGTCGACTGCCCTCAAGATGAACACGATAGTGGTGATACTGGAGATGAAGATGGGGATGGCAATAAAAA aaatgaatCGTTGAATTTGGTTCGAGTTAGCGAACATGGTGTGGAGTTAGGAGTGCCACTTGACATAGCCGAAAGTATGGgaatgaagcaaaaattgcCTCGGTACCATGCTAAAATCTCAAATCTCACCTTATATCCACAATCACTCTGCGCACCCTCTTGGGCTGATAATAATCGACTTTTTACCTGTAAGCTTCATGTTGAAGGTGAAGGATTGCCACTTG TGCCAAAAACATTTCATCGCCTTGCTAGTGATATAAGCAATACGGAAGAGCTGCAGGAGTACTGCAAAAACGCTGCTGGCGCAAGTGTTTCTCTCGAATGCGCTCAATGTGGCAGGCCAATTGTGGAAACGAAACCTGG AGATGTAACACTTTCATGCATGCCAAGTGATGATTGGCTTGAAACATCACCGTCTGCTGATTACTACTGCCGTGACTCATGTGGAGCTGGATGTGACCCAGAGCG GCATAGTAAGAAACGTGATGGAACGGAATCAGGGAACATGCATCCGGATTGGTTCCCTACCATCAACCGATTCTTACTCAGTCACTCTTATGTTGTAGTGAATAAAGAG AGTTTGTTTGATCCCGAAATGTGCCATGACAGCAAATTTCTTATGTGTCGAGGTTGCGACGCGGAGCTGGGGACAGTAGTGAAAA ATTGCGACCAAATTATGCTCTTCCATCATGCTGTTTGCACGTTGTCCGTGAATTCGAAGTCGTTTATCAAGACAAG ATTCCCCGACACATCG TCTGAAACTAGTTGTGCGATCGTTAGACAAAACACCACATGTACTG GCGAGCTTCATTCAGCAGAAGAAAAGACAGAAA GTGAAATACGTCCATTTCCGGCTGTGAAAATGCTTTACAAGGTGTTCGATGCGCAAAGTGCTGCTAC CGATCCACGCGCCAACGGTGAAGATGCAAGCGTCGGCTTGATAGATGTACCACTAGGATGCTGCTTGCAATTAATTGAACATCTCTTATTGAGCA TCTTGGTGAAAACG GTTGCTCTTGTTTCTGTTTACTTCACTTCTGAGCTATGA